Proteins encoded together in one Carya illinoinensis cultivar Pawnee chromosome 3, C.illinoinensisPawnee_v1, whole genome shotgun sequence window:
- the LOC122303685 gene encoding protein XRI1-like produces the protein MDCRNDNSESWDWRREEHCLQKDPNCDISECLWNGVPQNKEDHSYMFDETTPVKDCGELAYHVAHGGNMNKEPEECRETSSQAKRRRMLQFNSQPMDPSHFSEERSYAFLKSHEREDSLEEFFPESSPWDSGPSGNASAFTNESLDQSSEEWIAECLNDTEMDFNHDYLNFSGASELFDITELCDMPPEYEANMVQKTVTQTPQKIVFKGRKSFISTPTKLAVSVAYPFAFIKPSGAHGDVTLKEINQRIRTPPPSKSEQGTEDPVVSYPTSAFSGKPVVGKTKIRTEGGKGSITIMRTKG, from the exons GATTGGCGCAGAGAGGAACATTGTCTCCAAAAGGATCCCAATTGCG ATATATCTGAATGCCTATGGAATGGAGTGCCCCAGAACAAAGAAGATCATTCCTACATGTTCGATGAAACAACCCCTGTCAAGGATTGCGGGGAATTGGCTTACCATGTTGCTCATGGTG GGAATATGAACAAGGAACCAGAAGAAtgtagagagacttcttcacaAGCAAAGAGGCGCAGGATGCTACAGTTCAACAGCCAACCAATGGATCCTTCCCATTTCAGTGAAGAGAGGTCATATGCATTCCTAAAATCACAT GAGAGGGAGGATTCACTCGAGGAGTTTTTTCCTGAATCATCACCTTGGGATTCTGGACCTTCGG GAAATGCATCTGCCTTCACTAATGAGAGCCTGGATCAATCATCTGAAGAGTGGATTGCAGAATGCTTAAATGATACTGAGATGGATTTCAACCATGATTATTT GAATTTTTCTGGGGCATCTGAACTGTTCGATATCACAG AGTTGTGCGACATGCCACCCGAGTATGAAGCTAACATGGTTCAGAAGACTGTTACTCAAACTCCtcaaaaaattgtttttaaag GTAGGAAATCTTTCATAAGTACTCCAACTAAGTTGGCTGTTTCGGTTGCCTATCCATTTGCCTTCATTAAACCCAGTGGGGCCCATGGAGACGTAACTTTGAAAGAGATAAACCAGCGGATCCGTACACCACCTCCTTCAAAATCTGAGCAAGGTACTGAAGATCCTGTCGTTTCTTACCCCACTTCAGCTTTCTCTGGGAAGCCGGTTGttggaaaaacaaaaattcgCACGGAAGGAGGGAAAGGAAGCATCACAATTATGAGAACCAAAGGTTGA